A portion of the Sphingobacterium spiritivorum genome contains these proteins:
- a CDS encoding aminotransferase class V-fold PLP-dependent enzyme, with translation MSQQYKSYFDIPENISYLTTPGSGLITKEIKKWRSQYDTDFHMTDTILREQQGAFIQQVKQTIAEFTHTATQNIFCTPNFSHGFNVILNGLPADVRILLLNEDYPSVNFPVISRGFDHTFVNIDENMEQNILEAIRHYKPDVFICSIVQYISGIKIDLSFIQELKATHPDLLIIGDGTQYLGTEPFDFETSGFDGIGTSGYKWLLSGFGNGFFILNDLLKSKLYQTAQQQKPVFEKMWEGKSILQLYFEPGHVDTLAQGTLQKSLQFFQQLGIQHTAAYTSRLSEHAREEFEKRNLLTDIVKKRKSGSTIFNLQIDPNHFTTLMENGIKCFPRGTGIRIGFHLYNDTKDLERLLQVIDTLPK, from the coding sequence ATGTCTCAGCAATACAAATCATATTTTGATATTCCTGAAAATATCAGCTATTTAACAACTCCCGGATCAGGTCTTATTACCAAAGAAATAAAAAAATGGCGGTCACAATATGATACGGATTTTCATATGACGGACACCATATTACGAGAACAACAGGGGGCATTTATTCAACAGGTAAAGCAGACTATAGCTGAATTTACGCACACAGCTACACAAAATATCTTCTGTACACCAAACTTTTCACATGGCTTTAATGTCATACTTAACGGCCTCCCTGCTGATGTACGCATACTGTTACTGAATGAAGATTATCCTTCTGTCAATTTTCCTGTTATCAGCCGTGGGTTTGATCATACTTTTGTGAACATTGATGAAAACATGGAACAGAATATTCTGGAAGCTATCCGTCATTACAAACCCGATGTATTTATATGTAGCATTGTTCAGTATATCTCAGGCATTAAAATCGATCTGTCTTTTATTCAGGAACTAAAAGCGACTCATCCGGATCTGTTGATTATAGGTGACGGCACACAATATCTGGGTACAGAACCTTTTGATTTTGAAACCTCAGGTTTTGACGGAATAGGCACCAGCGGATACAAGTGGTTGCTCTCCGGTTTTGGAAACGGTTTTTTTATCCTTAATGACCTCTTGAAAAGCAAGCTCTATCAGACAGCTCAACAACAGAAGCCCGTATTTGAAAAAATGTGGGAAGGAAAGAGCATATTGCAATTATATTTTGAGCCTGGTCATGTAGATACATTGGCTCAGGGTACACTCCAGAAATCTTTACAGTTTTTTCAGCAGCTCGGCATTCAGCATACAGCAGCCTATACTTCCCGGCTATCTGAGCATGCAAGGGAAGAGTTTGAAAAAAGAAACCTGTTGACGGATATTGTGAAAAAGCGAAAGAGCGGAAGTACTATTTTCAATTTACAGATTGATCCAAATCATTTTACGACTTTAATGGAAAACGGCATTAAATGTTTTCCGCGTGGAACGGGTATACGTATAGGATTTCATTTGTATAATGATACAAAGGATCTGGAGCGATTATTACAGGTCATAGACACATTGCCAAAATAA